One genomic segment of Lampris incognitus isolate fLamInc1 chromosome 2, fLamInc1.hap2, whole genome shotgun sequence includes these proteins:
- the si:ch211-150o23.3 gene encoding uncharacterized protein si:ch211-150o23.3 isoform X1: MPRILQLLSLLGCVFGPWDGVGAFGTFLIPSLSLLSPHTVFSVGEAVRFRCAVPLGHHLSDFHLYKHGVSTPLVIQRVVQSQTRVELTLSDLETSHQGSYSCLYRIKGNLPSQLLSSPLSNSIKITVVELLTPQHWYNTSIEAPAGSVIRGHSFNITCSTQQQYPGGSFQLRLVRSNGTVRQSLPALTPSVTFTFPNAQSSNEGYYYCLYRVQQSGRTFVSRESQPLPISIRDPDPVLSPMVISWLVSGLTFIVAVVIIIIVAKVLCKKKKPSELEREARTCVDNTYVALSVNKI; this comes from the exons atgccgAGGATTCTCCAACTCTTGTCTCTATTAG gctgtgtttttggtCCATGGGATGGGGTTGGTGCTTTTG GGACCTTTTTGATACCCTCCCTGTCCCTGCTATCCCCACACACTGTGTTCTCTGTTGGGGAGGCTGTCCGCTTCAGATGTGCTGTCCCCCTGGGTCACCACCTCAGTGACTTCCATTTATACAAGCATGGTGTGTCCACGCCACTGGTGATCCAGAGAGTGGTCCAGAGCCAGACCAGAGTGGAGCTGACTCTGTCCGACCTGGAGACTTCCCACCAGGGGAGCTACAGCTGTCTGTACAGGATCAAGGGTAATCTACCCTCTCAACTGCTCAGCTCCCCACTCAGCAACTCCATCAAGATCACAGTGG TGGAGCTCCTTACTCCCCAACACTGGTACAACACGTCCATCGAAGCCCCAGCTGGCTCCGTCATCCGGGGCCACAGTTTCAACATCACATGCTCCACCCAGCAGCAGTATCCTGGAGGTTCCTTTCAGTTGCGCCTTGTCCGCTCCAATGGCACTGTGCGGCAGTCTTTGCCTGCCCTCACCCCCTCCGTCACCTTCACCTTCCCCAATGCCCAGAGCTCCAATGAGGGATATTACTACTGCCTGTACCGTGTCCAGCAGAGTGGACGAACCTTTGTCTCCAGGGAGAGCCAGCCCTTGCCTATATCCATCAGAG ATCCAGACCCAGTATTGAGTCCTATGGTGATCAGCTGGCTAGTATCTGGCCTGACATTCATTGTAgctgttgttattatcatcattgtaGCCAAGGTGCTGTGCAAAAAGAAGAAGCCTTCTGAATTGGAGAGAGAGGCCAGAACCT GCGTGGACAACACCTATGTTGCCTTATCAGTTAATAAGATATGA
- the si:ch211-150o23.3 gene encoding uncharacterized protein si:ch211-150o23.3 isoform X2, translated as MLRCAVPLGHHLSDFHLYKHGVSTPLVIQRVVQSQTRVELTLSDLETSHQGSYSCLYRIKGNLPSQLLSSPLSNSIKITVVELLTPQHWYNTSIEAPAGSVIRGHSFNITCSTQQQYPGGSFQLRLVRSNGTVRQSLPALTPSVTFTFPNAQSSNEGYYYCLYRVQQSGRTFVSRESQPLPISIRDPDPVLSPMVISWLVSGLTFIVAVVIIIIVAKVLCKKKKPSELEREARTCVDNTYVALSVNKI; from the exons ATGCTCAG ATGTGCTGTCCCCCTGGGTCACCACCTCAGTGACTTCCATTTATACAAGCATGGTGTGTCCACGCCACTGGTGATCCAGAGAGTGGTCCAGAGCCAGACCAGAGTGGAGCTGACTCTGTCCGACCTGGAGACTTCCCACCAGGGGAGCTACAGCTGTCTGTACAGGATCAAGGGTAATCTACCCTCTCAACTGCTCAGCTCCCCACTCAGCAACTCCATCAAGATCACAGTGG TGGAGCTCCTTACTCCCCAACACTGGTACAACACGTCCATCGAAGCCCCAGCTGGCTCCGTCATCCGGGGCCACAGTTTCAACATCACATGCTCCACCCAGCAGCAGTATCCTGGAGGTTCCTTTCAGTTGCGCCTTGTCCGCTCCAATGGCACTGTGCGGCAGTCTTTGCCTGCCCTCACCCCCTCCGTCACCTTCACCTTCCCCAATGCCCAGAGCTCCAATGAGGGATATTACTACTGCCTGTACCGTGTCCAGCAGAGTGGACGAACCTTTGTCTCCAGGGAGAGCCAGCCCTTGCCTATATCCATCAGAG ATCCAGACCCAGTATTGAGTCCTATGGTGATCAGCTGGCTAGTATCTGGCCTGACATTCATTGTAgctgttgttattatcatcattgtaGCCAAGGTGCTGTGCAAAAAGAAGAAGCCTTCTGAATTGGAGAGAGAGGCCAGAACCT GCGTGGACAACACCTATGTTGCCTTATCAGTTAATAAGATATGA